One Silene latifolia isolate original U9 population chromosome 4, ASM4854445v1, whole genome shotgun sequence DNA segment encodes these proteins:
- the LOC141653539 gene encoding peroxisome biogenesis protein 19-2-like, whose product MASHSDDLDQLLDSALDDFQTLNLKPTQGNEHKDVEDKGKKPSLPTNVQGLGLGLPDLRAKKKGTQKGASNSESHVSETLDQLRQQTREAVKNIELMAGGPKAGEDLSKDAMMEEWVKQFEELAGSQDMESMVETMMQQLLSKDILYEPMKEIGERYPKWLEDHKSSLSPTDYERFSHQYELIQELNGVYDSDPGNFTRIVELMQKMQECGQPPNDIVSELAPDFDISSLGQLSPEMLEAQQNCCIM is encoded by the exons ATGGCTTCTCATTCTGATGACTTGGACCAACTTTTAGACA GTGCTTTGGATGATTTTCAGACCCTtaatctcaaaccaactcaagg AAATGAGCATAAAGATGTGGAGGATAAAGGAAAGAAGCCATCTTTgcctacaaatgtacaagggttAGGGTTAGGTTTACCTGATTTAAGGGCAAAGAAAAAGGGAACACAGAAGGGTGCTAGTAATAGTGAGTCCCATGTTTCCGAGACTCTTGACCAGCTTAGACAGCAGACTAGGGAAGCTGTTAAGAATATCGAGTTGATGGCTGGAGGTCCAAAGGCTGGTGAGGATTTGAGTAAGGATGCTATGATGGAAGAGTGGGTGAAGCAGTTTGAGGAGCTTGCTGGCTCTCAG GATATGGAGTCCATGGTGGAGACAATGATGCAGCAGCTACTGTCCAAGGACATTCTCTACGAGCCCATGAAAGAAATTGGGGAACGATATCCTAAATGGTTGGAAGACCATAAATCTTCTTTGAGTCCAACAGATTATGAACGTTTTTCACACCAATATGAGCTTATACAAGAGTTAAATGGAGTCTATGACAGTGATCCTGGCAACTTCACCAGAATTGTAGAACTGATGCAGAAAATGCAAGAATGTGGCCAACCACCAAATGATATTGTGTCTGAGCTTGCTCCCGACTTTGATATTTCAAGTCTTGGACAACT ATCACCAGAGATGCTGGAGGCTCAGCAGAACTGCTGCATAATGTGA